DNA from Streptomyces sp. NBC_01260:
TGTCGAGCTTCGACTTCCTGCCCGCCTGGACCCGGACCTGGCACCGGCGCAACATCTTCACCGATCCCGACGTGGTCGCCGGACAGGCCGAGTACCTGCGCACCCTGGCCGCCGCCCTCGCCGACCGGCCCCACTTCATCGGGATGACGCTCGGCAACGAGATCAACCAGTTCTCGGGGGAGCCGCACCCCGACCCGGACCGCATCACCCCCGAGCAGGCGGGCAGTTGGCTGACCCGGATGCTCGACGCCTGCGAGGAGGGGGCGCCCGGGAAGCTCCATCTGCACGCCGAGTACGACGCCTCCTGGTACCAGGACGACCACGCCTTCACTCCCGCGCACGCGGCCCGGATCGGGGCCGTCACCGCCGTGCACTCCTGGGTCTTCAACGGCACCGCCCAGCGGCACGGCCGTACCGGCACCGCCACCGAGCACCACGCCGCCTACCTGATCGAGCTCTCCAAGGCCTGGGCCCTCGACCCGCACCGGCCGGTCTGGCTCCAGGAGGTCGGCGCCCCCGCCCCGCTGATCCCGGCCGAGCACGCCGCCGAGTTCACCGCGGCGACCGTCGAGAACGCGCTGGACTGCGAGGACGTCTGGGGCGTCACCTGGTGGTGCTCCCACGATGTGTCCCGTTCACTGGCCGACTTCCCCGAACTCGAATACGGGCTGGGGCTGTTGACCAACGACCGGCAGGTCAAGCCGGCCGGGCGGGCCATCGCCGCGATCGTCGAGGAGCAGCGCGGCAGGACCCGCCGACCCGCGCCCCGGACCACCGCCCTCGTCGTCGGCACCGGCGACGACACGACCGCGCCCCGCCGCTCCACCTGCGCGCCCGGGGGCGAGGTCTTCGAGGCCTTCGCCCGGCTCACCGCGGACGGGGTCCGGCCCACGACCGTCCTCGCGAGCAGGGCCGGGGACCCGCAGTACCTCGCCGCCCGCGGCATCACCGAGGTCATCACACCCGACCAGGTCCGGTGACCGCGCCCCGGTCCGTGACCACCCCGCCCCCAACCGCCCCGCACAGCACCGGAATCGCACCTCACACGATACGGAGCGCACCATGAACCGGCCCCAGCCCCGCCCGGCCGCCCCCACCCGACGCACCGTGGTCCTCGCGGGCGCCGGAACGGCCGCCGCCCTCCTGGCCCCCGCCTCCGCGGGCTCCGCCGCGGCCGCCACCGGCGACCGGACCGGGGGCGCGCGGCAGCCGTACGCCTCCTACTGGTTCCCGGACTCACTGCCGGCCGGGGACCCCGGCGACGGTGTCACCTGGCGCAGCCTGAAGGCGTGGCGCCCCGAGAGCGACCCCGACCTGGCGTTCAACACCTCGGCCGTCCCGCTC
Protein-coding regions in this window:
- a CDS encoding glycoside hydrolase 5 family protein, which translates into the protein MSPSPLRFGANYTPSQGWFHHWLDFDLDAVRADLDSIAGLGLDHIRVFPLWPLFQPNRTLIRPRAVEQLVQLADAAAERGLDVSVDGLQGHLSSFDFLPAWTRTWHRRNIFTDPDVVAGQAEYLRTLAAALADRPHFIGMTLGNEINQFSGEPHPDPDRITPEQAGSWLTRMLDACEEGAPGKLHLHAEYDASWYQDDHAFTPAHAARIGAVTAVHSWVFNGTAQRHGRTGTATEHHAAYLIELSKAWALDPHRPVWLQEVGAPAPLIPAEHAAEFTAATVENALDCEDVWGVTWWCSHDVSRSLADFPELEYGLGLLTNDRQVKPAGRAIAAIVEEQRGRTRRPAPRTTALVVGTGDDTTAPRRSTCAPGGEVFEAFARLTADGVRPTTVLASRAGDPQYLAARGITEVITPDQVR